Genomic segment of uncultured Desulfobacter sp.:
CTTTATCTATCTGCTGGAGCACCCAGATCCTAACGTCTGTGCCGAAGCCCTGCGGCAGCTCTATTTTCTGAAAAATATAGCCGTTCGCGACAGAGTCGCGCGGTTGCTGTATGAACGACAAAATTTAACCGTACGCACCGAAGCCATGAGGTATCTGTTTCATTTTGATAAACAGCCCTTTGTTTTTCTTCAAACGCAGTTGGGGGACAGTGACTATCGGATAAGGGGTGCTGCCCTGCTTTGCCTGGTGTGGGAAGCCCGGCGTAACCGCCTGCTTCGAAGTGATTTCAATCCCGGTAAAATGGTAGAGCAGCTGCTTTTCAGCACCGGCGGCATGGCCGACGAAAGGCAGGCCGCCTTCACCCGCAACGTCTGCGCCCGGGCCATTGGTGTTGCCGAAATCCAGGAGCTTCATCCCTATCTATTTCTGTTAATGGAAGATCGTGACCCTGAAGTCGCCACTGAAGCCATTGTCAGTGCGGGTAAGACCCAGAATCCGGTTTTTATCCGCAACCTGTTCTCTTTTTTAGGCCGAAGCAGCCATTATCGAAGTGCGGCGGTGCAGGGGCTTATCAGCCATGGCCCCCAGGTCCTTGACGACATGGAAAAGGCGTTGTCCAATATCTATATGTCCTATGTCATCCGTAAACAAATACCGGAGGTGATTGCCGCCTTTAACAATCAGAAAGCCGTTGATATCCTGACCCGGCATCTTGTGGAAAGCGATATCGGGATGCGTTACGAAGTGATCCGGGCGTTGAACAGGCTCAGAGCCAAGTCCGGTACGCTTTTGTTCGACAAAAAAAAGGTCATGAATAAAATTAAGACCGAAGCGGACGACTACATGGAGATGCTTTTAATTTTGTACCGGCAGATGTCCATTGAATCGATTGGCAGCGCCGCCGCCCGCACCCGTGGTTCGGCCCGGGAACAATTGATTAAAGCACTTGAAGACCGACTGGATGAAAATCTTGAACGCATTTTCAGACTCCTGGGTCTAAGCTACCCGCCGGTGGAGATGTACAACGCTTACCAGGGCATTAAAAGCCAGGACGCCCAGACCCGGGTCACGGCCATGGAGTTTCTGGACAATATGCTGGAAATCAATATCAAGCAGGTCATCATTCCGGTGATTGAGACCGGCTTTGCCCCCCGGCAGGATGTTCTGGTGAAGAATGATGACAAAGAGATCCCTGGTGAGTTTGAATCCTATGTTACCATGCTCAAGGGCGAGGATGATGTGTTAAAGGAAAAAACATTGAACCTTCTCATATACCAGCCCGATGACCGATTCCTGCCCCTTATGGCAGAACTTCTGGGCAGTCCCTCCCGGGGGGTGAGAAGCTTGGCGGCGCGTGCCATTGAAAAGACCGGACATTTTATGCGGTAATTCCGGGATTCATCATAAAATCGACCATATTTTGTAGGGGCAATCCCCCTGTGGTTGCCCTCGTTAGGGCAGGCACATGGGCCTGCCCCCACAATGGCCGACGTTAGAACCAAACCTTTTAAATTTGTATTTTCCCAGTAACCTATTATGGAGCTGCAGTGAATAGACTGATTATATTCGACCTGGACGGAACCTTGGCAGACACGCGGGCTGATCTTGGGCGGGCTGTGAATTGGGTTCGCACGTCCTACGGACTTCCTGAATTTTCCATGGATACGATTATCGGGTATGTCGGCGGCGGGCGCACCCAGTTGATGGAAAAATCCCTCCATGACATGCCTGACAAAGATATAACCGACGCGTGCAATCGTTTTACCCACTATTATGCAAAGAATCTTGTTGTGGATACCCGGCTTTATGATGGTGTTTCAGACACGCTGAAGGCGCTCCGGCGTAAAGGGTTTTTTCTGGCCGTTCTGTCCAACAAGCCCGGAGATATGAGCCGCCAAATTACCGCTCTTCTGGGTTTGGATCAATATCTGGTGACAACACTGGGCGGCGGTGATGTTGCCACAGTAAAGCCTGAACCCGAGGGCTTTTATGAAGTGCTGAAAGTTGCCCGGGAAAAAGGTTTCAACGCAAATAAAGAAAACATCTGGATGGTCGGAGATCATCATACCGATTTACAGCTTGCGCACAATGTCGGCATCCGCAGTATTTTTTGCAAGTTTGGTTTTGGAACCAGGCTTGAAATGAAACCAGACTTTGAAATTGAAAGATTCAAAGAGATAAAATCAATTATCATTTGAGATTTTGCGCCAAAAGACAATTGATGGACGAGAGATAAAAAAAATGTACGAATTATCTGATTTCAGGCCGGGTGATCCTCGGTTCAGGAATTTCACCCACTGGCTTTTTGAACAATGGGGTATTGATTTTCACTGTCTCAGGGATGACTGCCACATCCATGGCAGCCCGGAAAGGACCATTGAGCGGGCCGTGATCCAAGATAAAAACGGATCGCTTTATTTGCTGGAAAAATATACCCGGGACAAATTTGACCATCGCCATAGTGTCGCCCGGGCCGTGGCGTTTCTCAATCAAAACGGCCTGACCCAGGCCCTGGCCTGCAAACCGACCCGATCCGGACAACGCCTGCCTTTTTACAAGGACTGTTGCTTTCAGGTTTCTGCCTTCCTGGACGGTACGGAACTTAAACGGCCCGATTATCTGGCATCCGGGGAGATGGGCGCAAATTTGGCCGATTTTCTGATTCGGCTTCATAGATCTTCCGTGGGTATCCAATCCATTGTGCCTGTAAAATTTTTCTCCCTGCCGGAGTATATTCGCGTTCTGATGGACCAGGTTAAAGACAACGATCCGGAGGTCCATGCCTGTTATCTGCCCTTTGTCAAATTTCTCGAAATGCGGTTTATGCCCGGGCACGATACGATTCCAACCGCTTTTTGCCACGGGGATCTTCACCCGCTCAATGTGATCTGGAATAAAAATCGAATCAAAGCGGTCATCGACTGGGAATTCACCGGATTCAAGCCTGAAATTTTTGATGCCGCCAACCTGGTGGGCTGCGCCGGTATCGAAGATCCTGAAGGCCTGGGTATGCCCATGGTCATGACCTTTATCAATGATTTAAAAAATGCCGGCATCATTTCCCAAAAATGCTGGGACCTGTTCCCGGAGTATATCCTTGCCCTGCGATTTGCCTGGCTGTCTGAATGGCTCCGGAAAAATGATACCGAGATGCTGGATCTGGAAGCCCGGTACATGGAAATTCTGATGACCCACATGGACGAGTTAAGGCGCATTTGGAACAAGTAACTAAGCCGGCCGATAGCCAAGATCCGGAACAATTCCTGCACACTCAGGCCGTCATAACTTTAAGGGTCACAGCCATGTCCAAGCCACCAGCACAAGAAGGGACACAAGGGTCACAGGGATACCGATCCTGGCGTGCTCCTTGAAGGATATAATCACACCATGGTTGGCGGCTTTTTCAACCACAATCAGATTTGCGATACTGCCCAGAAGAAAAAGGTTCCCGGCAAAGGTGCTGGACATGGCCAGAATATACCAGGGTTCGGGAATGGCCTGATCCAGGCACGGAATCACTATCATGACGGCCGGAACATTGCTGAAAAGATTGGATAGGACAACAGAAACACCGGTGAGAAATGCCGGTTGCGTCAGTTCAAATCCTTTTTGGGATAGAAATGCAAGTACCCGGTCCGGAAGATGGGCCAAAGAAATTCCGTGAATAATAATAAAAAGCGCGCAGAACAAGGTGATCAGGTGCCAGTCCACCAGAGCCATCATATCCCGGCTTTTCATTTTTCGGCTGAGTAGAAGTGCCCCTGCCACGGATAGGGTGGCAAGATCCCTTGGAATGTCCGTCAGGTAAAGTGCCACCAGCACGACTACAGCCATTATCCCTTTTGCTGTCTGCCAGCGATCAAATCGAGGCAGGTCCATGTCGTCCTCATTTATGGCCTTAATTTTTTCAATGATCAGGTTTTTTCTATAGTACATTGCAATTATACCGAAAGACACGGCCAGAGAGAGAAAAGACGGTATATATGCCCAGAAAAAAAATGCCTCAAAAGAAAGGCGTCCCACCTGGCCGATGAGCATATTCTGGGGATTTCCGATCAATGTGGCCGCAGAGCCGATGTTGCTTGACACGGCCAGCCCCAGTAAAAAGGGAACAGGATTCAATCCTGCGCGTTTGAGAGAATAGGCCAGGACCGGTGCCATGGCAAAACAGATAATATCGTTGGCAAGAACGGCGGAAAGTATGGCCGAAAGAAGCATGCTCACCAGAAGAAACAACCGGGGACGGTCTGAAACCCCAAGGATTTTTTCAGCGACAGCGGTGTAAAATCCGCCGAGACGCAGCTGGGCGGAAATAATCATCAGCCCGTACAAAAGACAAAGGGTTGGAAAGTCAATGCTGCGTACCGCCTCCTGGGGCGATACCGCGCCTGATGCGACCATCGCAATGGCCCCCAGGATGGCAATGCCTACCCTGTCCACAGCCAGGCCGGGAATGCGTCCCATGGCGATTCCCAGGTAACTTACTACAAAAATAATCAATGCCGTCATGGCCCGTCTCCCACAATGTTTAAGTTCTATGACAGCATATACACCCAAAGAGATCGTGCCGAACATTCAATTTTCATTGCTTAACTCGTTAAAAAAATT
This window contains:
- a CDS encoding anion transporter, with the protein product MTALIIFVVSYLGIAMGRIPGLAVDRVGIAILGAIAMVASGAVSPQEAVRSIDFPTLCLLYGLMIISAQLRLGGFYTAVAEKILGVSDRPRLFLLVSMLLSAILSAVLANDIICFAMAPVLAYSLKRAGLNPVPFLLGLAVSSNIGSAATLIGNPQNMLIGQVGRLSFEAFFFWAYIPSFLSLAVSFGIIAMYYRKNLIIEKIKAINEDDMDLPRFDRWQTAKGIMAVVVLVALYLTDIPRDLATLSVAGALLLSRKMKSRDMMALVDWHLITLFCALFIIIHGISLAHLPDRVLAFLSQKGFELTQPAFLTGVSVVLSNLFSNVPAVMIVIPCLDQAIPEPWYILAMSSTFAGNLFLLGSIANLIVVEKAANHGVIISFKEHARIGIPVTLVSLLVLVAWTWL
- a CDS encoding phosphotransferase → MYELSDFRPGDPRFRNFTHWLFEQWGIDFHCLRDDCHIHGSPERTIERAVIQDKNGSLYLLEKYTRDKFDHRHSVARAVAFLNQNGLTQALACKPTRSGQRLPFYKDCCFQVSAFLDGTELKRPDYLASGEMGANLADFLIRLHRSSVGIQSIVPVKFFSLPEYIRVLMDQVKDNDPEVHACYLPFVKFLEMRFMPGHDTIPTAFCHGDLHPLNVIWNKNRIKAVIDWEFTGFKPEIFDAANLVGCAGIEDPEGLGMPMVMTFINDLKNAGIISQKCWDLFPEYILALRFAWLSEWLRKNDTEMLDLEARYMEILMTHMDELRRIWNK
- a CDS encoding HAD hydrolase-like protein, producing the protein MNRLIIFDLDGTLADTRADLGRAVNWVRTSYGLPEFSMDTIIGYVGGGRTQLMEKSLHDMPDKDITDACNRFTHYYAKNLVVDTRLYDGVSDTLKALRRKGFFLAVLSNKPGDMSRQITALLGLDQYLVTTLGGGDVATVKPEPEGFYEVLKVAREKGFNANKENIWMVGDHHTDLQLAHNVGIRSIFCKFGFGTRLEMKPDFEIERFKEIKSIII